The DNA window CGTTCAGCAGGCACTCCTCCTTTCTGATTGAAGGGACCACGAACGCACCGACGATATCTCCTTTGGAAGCGAGGTGATCGATGTGCCAGTGGACCTTCTTTCGGGGTGAGAGATGCCGCCTCAGCCGCCCCTCCAGCCCACCCATCGCCGAGCCCACATAGGCGTAGGTGCCTCGGGGAAAATGGTGTTCGCCCAACGACCCTACCCTGATGCTCTGGCCTCGCCTCAGGTGGACCAGCAGCACATAGGCGCCCACGGAACGGCTCATCTCACCTGCCGCCCTCGTCCTTGTCCATCACCTTCAGGAGACGCTTGGCCACGGGCGTCGCCCGGTAGATGATCCAGTTGCCGTCCTGCTCTCCCTCTATCAGGCTGGCGTCCTTGAGCACGCTCAGATGGTAGGAGAGCTTGGAGTCCGGTGCCTGGCAGAGCTCCTTGATCAGGCATACGCAAAGCGGCTTGTTCTCCAATATGTGCATCACCTTTAGCCGGAGCGGATCGCCCAGGGCCTGCATCCGGTGGCTCCAAACGTCCATATCGTCCTCCGAAGGCAGGGAGTTCTTCACCTTCTCCAGGCCCCCGGTGCGTTCCAGCTCTTGGCGCAGCGCCAATGGCACCTCCTGGGTGGGATGGGTCGGCAATTCCTTGCTCGATCTGCGTCCCTTAGACCTCAAGTCCTCTCCCCTTCGTGCGTTGATCTAGGTTCTCCTTTCGCCGCTCAATCTGGAGATCATCTGCACCACCCTCTCGCCCAAGGCCCGCGCATCCTTCATCGCCTTCTCCTCCTTGGCGGCCGCGCCTTTGTCCCGGGAGTAGCTCTGGGCGAACGCCCTTGGGGGCAGGATGATGCCCTGGAGGGTCATGAAGTCCAGCAGGTAGGCGGCGGAGAACTCGTGCCCCGCCCTGCCGCCCACGGTGATGACCCCGCCCACCTTGTTCTCCAGCTTCCGGCCGGTCTTGGTCAGGAAGTAGGTGCGGTCGATCAGCGCCTTGGTCTGGGCGGTGATCATGCCGAAGTAGATGGGCGAACCGATGATGATGCCGTCCGCCGCTGCCAGCTTGGGATATAGGCCTTGCATGTCATCGTCGATGGTGCACAGGCCGCCCTTGCCGCACTCCGGGCAGGCGTTGCAGCCCTTGATGTCCTTGCCCGCCAGCCCTATGAACTCGATCTCCGCCCCCGCTTGCTTCGCTCCTTCGAGAGCTTCGCTGACCAGGATGTCCGTGTTGCCATCGGCCCTGGGACTTCCAGATATGCCTAGTACTCGCATGATCGTCACCGGCGACAACATCCCGCTGCGTCGGCTTAAAACCTTTTCATGGACCTGGATTCTTCATTGTACGGCCAAGGTGTCGTTCGAAGCGACCTGGGCCTTGGTGAGAATGCGGATCATGGTGCTGCCGCCCAGCCTGGAGGGTGAGATGCGCGTTATATCTTTGAGCTTGCGTCCGTAGATGTCCACGCCCTCCAGCATCTCCCGATTCTGCTCGTAGGGCACCTTGACCCTCAGGCCGTCCAGATGCAGCACGATCGGGGCCGGCCTCAAGCTCTGCTTGACCGGCTCCAGCTCTTCCAGGCGCTGCTTGATCTCGGCCGGATGCACGAATAGCGGGTCCTCGTCCACTTCCTGCTTGCGGACGGCGATGATGCCCTGCACCGCCGTGGCCGTCTCCTCCAGCTTGGCGATCTCCTCCCCCCGGCGCATGCGCTCCACTTTCCTGCCTATCCCGCACACCAACGCCTCGCAGTTCGGCAGGGACGATATCTCAGGGCCGCAGGCCACCGCCACCGGTATCTCGATGTCCTGGAAGAGGCGGATCTTCTCCTTCACGATGCAGTC is part of the Methanomassiliicoccales archaeon genome and encodes:
- a CDS encoding metalloregulator ArsR/SmtB family transcription factor, whose protein sequence is MRSKGRRSSKELPTHPTQEVPLALRQELERTGGLEKVKNSLPSEDDMDVWSHRMQALGDPLRLKVMHILENKPLCVCLIKELCQAPDSKLSYHLSVLKDASLIEGEQDGNWIIYRATPVAKRLLKVMDKDEGGR
- a CDS encoding GIY-YIG nuclease family protein, which gives rise to MSRSVGAYVLLVHLRRGQSIRVGSLGEHHFPRGTYAYVGSAMGGLEGRLRRHLSPRKKVHWHIDHLASKGDIVGAFVVPSIRKEECLLNEQISRLPGSRAVVEGFGSSDCDCQSHLHLVASETKKEIRRLYGRMQTADEIRGHPDGR
- a CDS encoding flavodoxin family protein; the encoded protein is MRVLGISGSPRADGNTDILVSEALEGAKQAGAEIEFIGLAGKDIKGCNACPECGKGGLCTIDDDMQGLYPKLAAADGIIIGSPIYFGMITAQTKALIDRTYFLTKTGRKLENKVGGVITVGGRAGHEFSAAYLLDFMTLQGIILPPRAFAQSYSRDKGAAAKEEKAMKDARALGERVVQMISRLSGERRT
- a CDS encoding methanogenesis marker 7 protein; translated protein: MYEVLMFDGGVYRISELYELIEDLGGFVIQKTQSQVMITVTMAIPEEDRPTIELKSRELGAKLVEVPLAGTEIAVVAPTLGRHHMPHPVCDIAEHLRRFGAITVVMGLARGKGRGTAQVTADEKAFIEEYDAAVFVLGNFADCIVKEKIRLFQDIEIPVAVACGPEISSLPNCEALVCGIGRKVERMRRGEEIAKLEETATAVQGIIAVRKQEVDEDPLFVHPAEIKQRLEELEPVKQSLRPAPIVLHLDGLRVKVPYEQNREMLEGVDIYGRKLKDITRISPSRLGGSTMIRILTKAQVASNDTLAVQ